Proteins from a single region of Fodinibius sp. Rm-B-1B1-1:
- a CDS encoding single-stranded DNA-binding protein, whose translation MSSLNKAMIIGRLGQDPDVRYTQSNTAVANMSIATSERYKDNMGEWKENTEWHRVVAWGRLAEICQEYLKKGSQVYIEGPIQTRKWEDKEGQTRYTTEIKALTMTMLDSKGEGGGDVPPKPDNSQPVSSNVDLNEDFDDIDDDLPF comes from the coding sequence ATGAGTTCACTCAATAAAGCAATGATTATTGGCCGATTGGGGCAAGATCCGGATGTGCGTTATACACAGTCCAATACGGCCGTAGCTAATATGTCGATCGCCACCTCAGAGCGTTATAAGGATAACATGGGCGAATGGAAGGAGAATACCGAATGGCACCGTGTTGTAGCATGGGGACGTTTGGCAGAAATTTGCCAGGAATATCTTAAGAAAGGGTCCCAGGTTTATATCGAAGGACCTATTCAGACACGCAAGTGGGAAGATAAAGAAGGGCAAACGCGCTATACTACCGAGATTAAAGCATTGACTATGACGATGCTTGACAGTAAAGGTGAAGGCGGCGGAGATGTACCTCCCAAGCCCGATAACTCTCAGCCGGTATCGAGCAATGTCGACTTAAATGAGGACTTTGACG
- a CDS encoding prolyl oligopeptidase family serine peptidase, whose translation MKFLHSLLCIGFLLLSVHNVAAQTNEWTVEDVINQARASSLTFSPDGNAMVWVKSQPDKEKDASQSDLYLTHLDKRENGDYKTVQLTRGNESDYSPLFSTDGETIYFLSSRDEGKKLWAMSTLGGEPYEVHEFETGISNIQWMGKQNLAFESNEGKTLYEQKYEEMKDNTVVVEDTAHFKASRIYSFDLQEKDIQRLTDNEYPVGEYEVSEDGQWMVTSHIMSPSYAADANPKPNYYLWNLEDGTKQQILKSGYQTPGNFEFTADGNGFYFVSVISSDPEWNGAGKSVLHYYSVKNNSVSDVPIDWEWGLGGGFDVFGNDVMVSLANGPTRKLAYLEKNGTNWRKKSVDAGDMDEHVTVTAVGEDHRKLVYVYSTASLPPQYRLAELNEKRRSVEIPEGNEVIKLNEYLDKKKKAKTEVVRWTGAMDEEVNGILYYPHDYEEGKKYPLVVTIHGGPSGVDLDQWNESWTDFNNIMAQKGAFVLQPNYHGSGNHGQEFVESIKGHYYEYELPDVVSGVEMLVDQGKVDPDSMGVKGWSNGAIITTMLTVKHPDMFKVAAPGAGDVNWTSDYGTCSFGVSFDQSYFGGAPWDDTNGKIFNETYVQKSPLFEMEKIKTPTIIFHGSEDRAVPRDQGWEYYRALQQIDQAPVRFLWFPGQPHGLQKITHQTRKMKEEIRWFDKYLFGTYKKENEAFKKESPIADLLTKDKAQTDTGLFGVMKDGVLIPETVSMKKDSTAIGRFEVTNAQYAAFDDNYSYADVRANYPVTGISKENAEQYIQWLNNQTNEKYRLPNAEEAESLNKQARKVATSENTLNYWAGYDITYDDVAEFRKKLDELDHSMLKEVGSYKAVKVGEAEVYDLGGNAAEWHSGSTQNNTYGYSAVSYVDERSETPQTSIRYTGFRVIKE comes from the coding sequence ATGAAATTTCTGCACTCATTGCTATGTATTGGCTTTCTGCTATTATCTGTCCATAACGTAGCAGCACAAACTAATGAATGGACTGTCGAAGATGTTATCAACCAGGCACGAGCATCTTCGCTTACTTTTTCTCCCGATGGAAATGCTATGGTGTGGGTAAAATCACAACCAGATAAGGAAAAAGATGCCTCCCAAAGTGATCTTTATCTAACGCATTTGGATAAACGGGAAAATGGAGACTATAAAACTGTTCAGTTAACCCGTGGCAATGAATCGGATTATAGCCCGCTCTTTTCAACAGATGGAGAAACAATCTATTTCCTATCATCCCGTGATGAAGGCAAAAAACTCTGGGCCATGAGTACGCTGGGCGGCGAACCGTATGAAGTGCACGAATTTGAGACTGGTATTTCCAATATACAATGGATGGGCAAACAGAATCTGGCATTCGAATCCAACGAAGGAAAGACACTTTATGAGCAAAAATATGAGGAAATGAAGGACAACACGGTTGTTGTTGAGGATACCGCTCATTTTAAAGCCAGCCGTATTTATTCGTTCGATTTACAGGAAAAGGACATACAACGTCTTACTGATAATGAATATCCCGTTGGAGAATATGAAGTTTCTGAGGATGGTCAATGGATGGTGACTTCTCATATCATGTCTCCTTCATATGCTGCAGATGCCAACCCCAAACCTAACTACTATTTATGGAATCTTGAAGATGGAACAAAACAGCAGATTCTAAAAAGTGGATACCAAACCCCGGGTAATTTTGAGTTTACAGCAGATGGTAATGGATTCTATTTTGTTTCAGTAATTTCATCCGACCCGGAGTGGAACGGAGCTGGTAAAAGCGTGCTGCATTACTATTCGGTTAAAAATAATAGCGTTTCCGATGTACCTATCGATTGGGAATGGGGACTTGGCGGCGGTTTTGATGTCTTTGGCAATGATGTGATGGTGAGTCTGGCCAACGGTCCCACTCGCAAGCTGGCCTACTTGGAAAAGAATGGTACCAATTGGCGAAAAAAATCGGTCGATGCCGGAGATATGGACGAACACGTTACCGTTACTGCCGTTGGAGAAGATCATAGAAAACTGGTATATGTCTATTCTACCGCTTCCCTACCTCCGCAGTATCGCCTGGCGGAACTCAATGAGAAACGACGATCTGTAGAAATCCCTGAAGGCAATGAAGTCATTAAACTTAATGAATACCTCGATAAAAAGAAGAAAGCTAAGACTGAAGTGGTGCGTTGGACAGGCGCAATGGATGAGGAAGTCAACGGCATTCTCTACTATCCACACGACTATGAAGAAGGCAAAAAGTATCCACTGGTCGTAACAATTCATGGAGGCCCATCAGGGGTGGATTTAGATCAGTGGAATGAATCATGGACCGATTTCAACAACATCATGGCTCAGAAAGGAGCCTTTGTGCTACAACCAAATTATCACGGCTCAGGCAATCACGGGCAGGAGTTTGTGGAATCAATCAAGGGGCATTATTACGAATATGAGCTCCCCGATGTCGTTAGCGGCGTAGAAATGCTTGTTGATCAAGGCAAGGTTGATCCGGACTCTATGGGTGTTAAGGGATGGTCAAACGGGGCTATTATTACCACAATGCTTACAGTCAAACATCCCGACATGTTTAAGGTTGCGGCACCTGGCGCCGGGGATGTCAACTGGACCTCCGATTACGGAACGTGCTCGTTCGGTGTCTCTTTTGATCAAAGCTACTTTGGTGGTGCCCCTTGGGATGATACCAATGGTAAAATTTTTAACGAGACTTACGTACAGAAATCACCCCTCTTTGAGATGGAAAAGATAAAGACTCCAACAATTATTTTCCACGGTAGCGAAGACCGTGCCGTACCGCGTGATCAGGGTTGGGAATACTACCGGGCGCTGCAGCAAATCGATCAGGCCCCGGTACGGTTTCTGTGGTTCCCCGGTCAACCGCACGGACTCCAAAAGATCACTCATCAAACACGCAAAATGAAAGAAGAAATACGCTGGTTTGATAAATACCTGTTTGGGACTTACAAAAAAGAAAACGAAGCATTCAAAAAAGAAAGCCCTATTGCTGATCTGCTCACTAAAGACAAAGCCCAAACCGATACTGGACTATTTGGCGTGATGAAAGATGGGGTTCTTATCCCGGAAACAGTATCTATGAAAAAGGATTCTACGGCTATCGGCCGATTTGAAGTCACCAATGCCCAGTATGCTGCGTTTGATGACAACTATTCCTATGCCGATGTCCGCGCCAACTACCCAGTCACGGGTATCAGCAAAGAAAACGCTGAACAATACATCCAATGGCTCAATAACCAGACCAATGAAAAATACCGCTTGCCCAATGCCGAGGAGGCCGAAAGTCTAAACAAACAGGCTCGCAAAGTAGCCACTTCAGAAAACACGCTCAATTATTGGGCCGGCTATGATATTACTTACGATGATGTCGCCGAATTTCGCAAAAAGCTTGATGAGCTTGACCATAGTATGCTCAAAGAAGTAGGATCCTACAAGGCGGTAAAAGTCGGCGAAGCTGAAGTGTACGATCTGGGAGGTAACGCTGCTGAATGGCACAGTGGATCAACCCAGAATAATACCTACGGCTACTCGGCAGTCAGCTATGTGGATGAACGCAGTGAAACTCCACAAACGTCAATTCGTTATACCGGATTCCGCGTTATTAAAGAGTAG
- a CDS encoding DUF2207 domain-containing protein, with product MWLRTFLLSALLFTVGLTEPSAKSYEIPEIHIEVSINKDGTVLITEHLTYDFDGSFSWAQYQLPKQGFTGIRNIKVSENGTVYLNKNNEEKGTFSVSESDEYIRLKWHFIAEDERRTFTVSYTLEGALTIGPKWSQFFWNYLSDERDKSTKKLNISINYPEAVPSDSLFGWTRRPLGRMDLQKEQGRVKISGKSIDDNDFAKVRALFPTSILTNPEITVPDFTLSQVRSEELAYDQKIAERNERKQYWDQTGEVINYVILLLALIIFYVLYQKYGKRYSTSHLSSTETIVTPSRERPAAVGWLLNGRHIVSVHLISTVLDLARRGYFKIRERKPKEGMLEDDDPTFLVERTGQSLQDDLLDWEQDTIQFIEKRLDEDIQQLHKIFKGSNSEVSGWFSKWKNKFKTYCFNQNWIDLTSYNGAYWNLGIQLLLFSIVVGLIFYIGTDIFSALSPSFVFSWFGALITTFVLAILSLIIIRPTQKGEEIKHQWNNYKKGLKNAEEHHISSDKLDKHFIYALAFGLGKDKIEKIFTSHTDTMPVIAWMVFNTNTTSPAAVANTFSTLSATGAASAPGTSGGAGASASAAGGGASASAG from the coding sequence ATGTGGTTACGAACATTTTTGTTAAGTGCACTATTGTTCACTGTAGGATTAACCGAACCATCTGCAAAGTCGTACGAAATTCCTGAAATTCATATTGAGGTTAGCATAAATAAAGACGGTACTGTCCTCATCACCGAACACCTTACGTATGACTTTGATGGTTCGTTTTCTTGGGCCCAATACCAATTGCCGAAACAAGGATTTACAGGAATTCGGAATATCAAAGTTTCAGAAAACGGAACAGTATATCTCAACAAAAACAATGAAGAAAAGGGTACGTTTAGTGTCTCTGAATCCGATGAGTATATCCGTTTAAAATGGCACTTCATTGCGGAAGACGAACGACGTACTTTTACAGTTTCGTACACGCTTGAGGGCGCCCTGACCATTGGGCCAAAATGGTCCCAATTTTTCTGGAATTATCTTTCTGATGAACGAGATAAATCAACAAAAAAGCTGAATATCTCGATCAATTATCCAGAGGCGGTTCCTTCAGATTCCTTGTTCGGGTGGACCCGTCGGCCGCTCGGACGAATGGATCTTCAAAAAGAACAGGGGCGCGTAAAAATTAGTGGTAAAAGTATCGACGACAACGATTTTGCTAAGGTGCGAGCTTTGTTTCCTACCTCAATATTAACCAATCCAGAAATTACCGTTCCCGATTTTACTCTAAGCCAAGTACGCAGCGAAGAGCTGGCCTACGATCAAAAGATAGCTGAACGCAATGAAAGGAAACAGTATTGGGATCAAACAGGCGAAGTGATAAACTATGTAATCCTCTTATTAGCTCTTATCATCTTCTACGTTTTGTATCAAAAGTATGGCAAGCGATACTCGACCTCTCACCTATCGTCGACCGAAACAATTGTCACACCAAGTCGTGAGCGTCCTGCTGCTGTTGGATGGCTTTTAAATGGACGACATATTGTAAGCGTTCATTTGATATCTACCGTACTTGATCTGGCCCGCCGGGGATATTTCAAAATCCGGGAAAGAAAACCCAAAGAAGGAATGCTTGAAGATGATGACCCAACTTTTCTCGTCGAACGCACCGGACAATCTTTGCAGGACGACTTGCTGGATTGGGAACAAGATACTATCCAATTTATAGAAAAACGTCTTGACGAGGATATTCAACAATTGCACAAAATTTTTAAAGGCAGTAACTCCGAGGTTTCGGGTTGGTTCTCTAAATGGAAGAACAAATTTAAAACATATTGCTTCAACCAAAATTGGATTGACCTAACAAGCTATAACGGTGCATACTGGAATTTGGGCATCCAGTTGTTGCTGTTTTCTATTGTTGTAGGACTTATATTCTATATCGGCACCGACATTTTTTCTGCGCTATCTCCATCATTTGTGTTTAGCTGGTTTGGGGCATTAATTACAACATTTGTTTTAGCGATACTTTCATTGATAATCATCAGACCTACCCAAAAAGGAGAGGAAATCAAACACCAATGGAACAATTATAAAAAGGGACTAAAGAATGCCGAAGAGCATCACATTTCATCCGATAAACTGGATAAACACTTTATTTACGCTCTGGCATTTGGACTTGGAAAAGATAAGATTGAAAAAATTTTCACCTCACATACCGACACCATGCCTGTCATTGCATGGATGGTGTTCAACACAAATACGACCTCTCCGGCAGCCGTAGCCAACACCTTTTCGACGCTCAGTGCCACTGGAGCCGCATCAGCACCGGGAACCTCGGGTGGGGCAGGCGCCTCAGCAAGCGCTGCAGGTGGCGGTGCGTCAGCCAGTGCTGGTTAA
- a CDS encoding acyl-CoA dehydrogenase family protein, producing MSHPENKVLTDDYNASYNFYKSDLILRDYVSRYFSEQAKQFLDGKLNQLGKQAAIEMDERSQKADKNGPVLKKRNKFGENIDEIEFHPAYWELMDIAAQSKMFYLKYHPEKREEFLGSRHQMGFALGQLYAMSELGQYCPHCMTDGAALLIEKFGDEEDKKRLLPMLGAETGDRLFSGAMFLTEKSGGSDVGANLCTAERMDGKHYRLNGEKWFCSNVNADVIMVLARTGPVEKGTRGLSLFLVEKELPNGERNPMNIIRLKDKLGVRSMATGEVHLQDTVGKRLGEEGTGFKVMAQMINISRNYNSVAALAGHRRAIIEAWQYLSHRKTFGKRAVEHALIREKLLELGSTYLADFVLVWRGLQAMDAAESGDEREQHLLRMITPMAKWWSAENAVYGVRECMELMGGNGYIEDFVMPKLLRDVNVLPIWEGSGNIIVLDMLRATEKSQGLEIIFEMIEQAADKSSKYGGLLAEKLTETKMVWKDICELNNQDHREATAKPLFSQLIKLFQMALLIEEKKLGNSDRYEIALNYLVDDFDETLRPQNSLEVDQIKTLIGWEY from the coding sequence ATGTCGCATCCCGAAAACAAAGTGCTTACCGATGATTATAACGCCAGCTATAACTTTTATAAATCTGATCTCATTCTTCGTGATTACGTCAGCCGATATTTTTCTGAGCAGGCGAAGCAATTTTTGGATGGGAAATTAAATCAGCTGGGAAAACAAGCGGCCATTGAGATGGACGAACGTTCGCAGAAGGCTGATAAAAATGGACCAGTCCTCAAAAAACGTAACAAGTTTGGTGAGAATATCGACGAGATTGAATTTCATCCGGCTTATTGGGAATTGATGGATATCGCAGCCCAATCAAAGATGTTCTATTTGAAATACCATCCTGAGAAAAGGGAAGAATTTTTAGGGAGTCGACATCAAATGGGATTTGCGTTGGGCCAGTTGTATGCAATGAGCGAATTGGGGCAATATTGTCCACATTGCATGACCGATGGTGCAGCGTTGTTGATTGAGAAATTTGGGGATGAAGAAGATAAAAAGCGTTTGTTGCCAATGCTGGGAGCAGAAACAGGGGATAGGCTTTTCTCGGGCGCGATGTTTTTGACTGAGAAATCCGGTGGTTCGGATGTAGGGGCAAACTTGTGTACAGCTGAGCGGATGGATGGGAAACACTATCGATTGAATGGCGAAAAGTGGTTTTGTAGCAACGTTAATGCCGATGTCATTATGGTGTTGGCTCGTACGGGTCCGGTTGAAAAAGGTACGCGCGGACTTTCGCTTTTCTTAGTTGAAAAAGAGTTGCCGAATGGCGAGCGAAATCCGATGAACATTATTCGCTTGAAGGATAAGTTGGGAGTGCGGTCGATGGCTACTGGCGAAGTCCATTTACAGGATACAGTTGGCAAGCGGCTGGGAGAAGAAGGGACGGGATTCAAGGTTATGGCACAGATGATTAACATATCTCGAAATTACAATTCTGTGGCGGCATTGGCGGGACATCGTCGAGCTATTATTGAGGCGTGGCAGTATTTGAGTCACCGGAAAACGTTTGGGAAACGAGCGGTGGAACATGCACTGATCAGAGAGAAGCTACTGGAGTTGGGATCAACCTATTTGGCCGATTTTGTACTGGTCTGGCGTGGTTTGCAAGCGATGGATGCCGCTGAATCAGGGGATGAAAGGGAACAGCATCTGTTACGAATGATTACACCTATGGCCAAATGGTGGTCGGCTGAGAATGCGGTCTATGGGGTACGCGAATGCATGGAGCTTATGGGTGGCAATGGCTATATCGAGGATTTTGTAATGCCGAAGCTGTTGCGCGATGTAAATGTGTTGCCAATTTGGGAAGGTTCAGGGAATATTATTGTACTGGATATGCTTCGTGCAACAGAAAAGTCTCAGGGACTGGAAATTATTTTTGAAATGATTGAACAAGCGGCTGATAAATCTTCAAAATATGGAGGACTTTTAGCAGAGAAATTGACTGAGACAAAAATGGTCTGGAAAGATATTTGTGAGTTAAATAACCAGGATCACAGGGAGGCTACGGCCAAGCCGTTATTCAGCCAATTAATTAAACTTTTCCAGATGGCGTTATTAATTGAAGAAAAAAAGCTGGGGAATAGTGACCGATATGAGATTGCCCTTAATTATTTAGTAGATGATTTTGACGAGACGTTACGTCCGCAGAATTCGCTGGAAGTTGATCAAATTAAAACGCTTATCGGCTGGGAGTATTAA
- a CDS encoding thioredoxin family protein has translation MAIIRWPIASIKRRLVSEKNHSQAQILKNVVNEVNAKELEQILQSEDLVLIDFWAEWCGPCIMMNKSLTRLAELDNMDCTIVKIDTMKHKEVVNQYNVKGLPTLLLVKNNDELKRYAGALSYQELKDFVDC, from the coding sequence TTGGCTATTATTCGTTGGCCTATTGCTTCAATAAAACGGAGACTTGTCAGTGAGAAAAATCATTCTCAGGCTCAAATTCTAAAAAATGTAGTCAATGAAGTTAATGCAAAAGAGTTAGAGCAAATTTTACAGAGTGAAGATTTGGTGCTGATAGACTTTTGGGCAGAATGGTGTGGGCCGTGTATTATGATGAATAAATCTTTAACAAGGTTGGCAGAATTAGACAATATGGATTGTACGATTGTTAAAATTGATACTATGAAGCATAAAGAAGTTGTCAACCAATATAATGTGAAAGGATTGCCAACGCTGTTACTGGTTAAAAATAATGACGAATTAAAGCGGTATGCAGGTGCCTTGTCTTATCAGGAATTGAAGGATTTTGTAGATTGTTGA
- a CDS encoding nucleoside 2-deoxyribosyltransferase, which yields MKIYFSGSIRGGRQDAKLYKQLIEEIKNYGDVLTEHVGSSDISHELSDSKIHEQDMKWLNEADILIGEVTTPSHGVGYEIGRAVALDKKVFCLYRRQNNKSVSAMINGSPSINCYKYSTVKEAQSLIKQIFNGC from the coding sequence ATGAAGATTTATTTTTCTGGCTCAATCAGAGGAGGAAGACAAGATGCCAAACTGTATAAACAGCTTATCGAAGAAATAAAAAATTACGGAGATGTTTTGACTGAACATGTTGGCTCTTCAGATATCAGCCATGAACTATCAGATAGTAAAATCCATGAGCAGGATATGAAATGGCTTAATGAAGCTGATATTTTAATTGGGGAAGTAACAACCCCTTCTCATGGAGTTGGCTATGAAATTGGTCGAGCTGTAGCGTTGGATAAAAAGGTTTTTTGTTTATATCGCCGGCAGAATAATAAATCTGTTTCAGCTATGATCAATGGTTCACCTTCTATCAACTGTTATAAATACTCTACAGTTAAAGAAGCTCAAAGTTTAATCAAGCAAATATTCAATGGATGTTAA
- a CDS encoding phosphoglycerate kinase, whose product MDKMTLEDVEVKGKRVLMRVDFNVPIEDGKIGDDNRIVQALPSINYVIENGGKLILMSHLGRPGGEVDSSLSLKPVAEHLQTLVDSTVHFAEDCIGETATSVIGQAESGEIVLLENVRFHKGEKANDEGFCKQLAKHGDLFCNDAFGSSHRAHSSVAGVTRFLQPAVSGYLLEKEIKYLNDSINNPEQPFVAILGGAKVSDKIGVIENLLDKVDSILIGGGMTYTFYKAKGLSIGDSLVEEEKVDLAKELLGKAEEKGINVVLPVDSIAAKEFNNDAEHKVVGEDGIEDGWMGVDIGPQTCLSFGNIIKNAKTVVWNGPMGVFEMPNYAEGTNAVAEALAEATKLGATSIIGGGDSASAIKQAGLEDAVSHVSTGGGASLMFLEGKDLPGVVALTDK is encoded by the coding sequence ATGGATAAGATGACGCTCGAGGATGTAGAAGTTAAAGGCAAAAGGGTACTGATGCGCGTAGATTTTAATGTACCGATTGAAGATGGTAAAATTGGTGATGATAATCGCATTGTTCAGGCGCTGCCGTCAATCAATTATGTGATAGAAAACGGTGGAAAACTTATCCTTATGAGTCATCTCGGACGTCCCGGTGGAGAAGTCGATTCATCCTTGAGTTTGAAGCCCGTAGCAGAGCATTTGCAAACACTGGTAGACTCCACGGTACATTTTGCAGAGGATTGTATTGGAGAAACGGCAACTTCTGTAATTGGTCAGGCCGAGAGCGGTGAAATTGTGCTGCTCGAAAATGTGCGTTTCCACAAGGGAGAGAAAGCCAATGATGAAGGGTTCTGTAAGCAGTTGGCTAAGCACGGTGACCTGTTTTGTAATGATGCGTTTGGGAGCAGCCACAGAGCGCACTCATCGGTTGCGGGGGTCACACGTTTTCTTCAGCCGGCGGTATCGGGATATCTGCTGGAAAAAGAGATTAAGTATTTAAATGACTCCATAAATAATCCTGAACAGCCATTTGTGGCCATTTTGGGCGGAGCTAAAGTTTCTGATAAAATTGGTGTTATCGAAAATTTGTTGGATAAGGTCGATAGCATTCTCATTGGTGGTGGTATGACCTACACTTTTTATAAAGCCAAGGGACTATCAATTGGGGATTCCCTGGTGGAAGAGGAAAAAGTTGATCTGGCCAAGGAACTACTGGGAAAAGCCGAGGAGAAGGGGATTAATGTTGTATTGCCTGTGGATTCGATAGCTGCTAAAGAGTTTAATAATGATGCTGAGCACAAAGTTGTAGGAGAAGACGGCATCGAAGATGGTTGGATGGGCGTTGATATTGGTCCGCAGACCTGTCTCTCGTTTGGGAATATCATCAAGAATGCCAAAACTGTAGTTTGGAATGGTCCGATGGGTGTTTTTGAGATGCCAAACTATGCCGAGGGTACGAATGCCGTGGCGGAAGCGCTTGCAGAAGCCACTAAGTTGGGAGCAACATCAATTATTGGGGGCGGTGATTCTGCATCAGCGATTAAACAGGCTGGACTCGAAGATGCCGTTTCTCATGTTTCTACTGGTGGCGGGGCCAGCTTGATGTTCTTAGAAGGCAAAGATCTGCCGGGCGTTGTGGCTCTGACGGATAAATAA
- a CDS encoding cysteine desulfurase family protein translates to MDTVYFDHAATTPVDERVLDAMTPYFTEHYGNANSPHGLGNNAKVAVEEARETIAEIIGAEPAEIIFTSGGTESDNCAIKGVVNATGKTEVITSPLEHHAVLHTAEALKRNGAKPVYVEPTSEGIITAKQVEEAITENTAMVSLMHVNNEIGSINPLKEISEVCKEHNIPFHSDTVQSVGKIPVDVEELGLDFLSISGHKIYGPKGIGVLYMRHATPWLPWMHGGSQERRRRGGTLNVPGIIGLAKALELSQQEMDDHRTHFIKLRKRLINGLDETFGNRYQINGDTENGVPHIINISFLDPNGDGLDGEMLLLNLDVEGICISNGSACTSGAMEPSHVLEGIGLDTQTANSSIRVSLGKQNTAEEIDYFIKKLEVVVKRMMGPVKA, encoded by the coding sequence ATGGATACCGTTTATTTCGATCATGCCGCTACTACACCAGTAGATGAGCGCGTGCTTGATGCAATGACCCCCTACTTTACCGAACACTATGGAAATGCTAACTCTCCCCACGGATTGGGCAATAACGCTAAAGTAGCTGTTGAAGAAGCAAGGGAAACCATTGCTGAAATAATCGGTGCTGAACCGGCTGAAATTATCTTTACCAGTGGCGGAACAGAAAGTGATAACTGCGCAATTAAAGGGGTTGTTAATGCTACTGGAAAAACTGAAGTCATCACCTCTCCTCTTGAACACCACGCCGTACTTCATACAGCAGAAGCCTTAAAAAGAAATGGTGCCAAACCAGTATACGTGGAGCCAACATCAGAAGGAATTATCACAGCCAAACAGGTTGAAGAGGCCATCACTGAAAACACCGCCATGGTTTCGCTGATGCATGTCAATAATGAAATTGGGTCTATCAATCCACTCAAAGAAATCAGCGAGGTTTGTAAAGAACATAATATTCCCTTCCATTCTGATACGGTTCAGAGCGTTGGTAAAATTCCGGTGGATGTGGAAGAGCTCGGACTCGATTTTCTGAGCATTAGCGGACATAAAATTTATGGTCCAAAAGGCATTGGCGTGTTGTATATGCGCCATGCTACACCCTGGCTACCTTGGATGCACGGTGGATCGCAAGAACGACGTCGACGTGGTGGAACGCTAAATGTGCCCGGCATTATTGGATTGGCAAAAGCGCTGGAACTTTCTCAGCAAGAAATGGACGACCACCGTACCCATTTTATCAAGCTTCGCAAGCGACTTATCAATGGACTTGATGAAACGTTTGGCAATCGTTATCAAATTAACGGTGATACCGAGAACGGCGTACCACATATTATTAATATCTCGTTCCTCGATCCCAACGGGGATGGCCTTGACGGTGAAATGCTACTACTCAATCTTGATGTAGAAGGAATTTGCATATCCAACGGATCGGCCTGTACATCGGGCGCCATGGAACCTTCTCACGTACTCGAAGGCATTGGATTAGATACCCAAACAGCAAATTCAAGTATCCGTGTAAGCCTGGGTAAACAAAATACCGCAGAAGAAATCGATTACTTTATCAAAAAATTGGAAGTTGTTGTTAAACGCATGATGGGTCCCGTTAAGGCATGA
- a CDS encoding TIGR00730 family Rossman fold protein → MSSQHRVCVYCGSKTGKNSTFIPQTKALGHALASNNIGLVYGGGSVGLMNEIANATLSRGGQVHGVIPQHLYDLEVAHENLTALHITDTMHERKAMMAELSNAFIALPGGFGTFEELMEAITWLQLGIHKKTVIIYNIDGYYDKLIEFINEAVGQKFITEENRTLLKTGNSVEECLQHLPFQN, encoded by the coding sequence ATGAGTTCACAACATAGAGTTTGCGTTTATTGTGGATCTAAAACGGGCAAAAACTCCACCTTCATCCCCCAAACCAAAGCATTAGGCCACGCGTTGGCATCCAATAACATTGGCTTAGTTTATGGTGGCGGTTCGGTAGGGTTAATGAATGAAATTGCCAACGCTACCTTGTCACGCGGAGGGCAGGTTCACGGTGTAATCCCCCAGCATTTGTATGATTTGGAGGTCGCCCATGAAAACCTTACTGCCCTACATATCACAGATACTATGCACGAGCGTAAGGCGATGATGGCTGAGCTTTCGAATGCTTTTATTGCCCTACCCGGCGGATTTGGAACCTTCGAAGAGCTGATGGAAGCCATCACCTGGCTACAACTGGGTATCCATAAGAAAACTGTTATTATTTATAATATTGACGGCTATTATGACAAACTCATTGAGTTTATCAATGAAGCTGTCGGACAGAAATTTATTACCGAAGAAAACCGCACCTTACTAAAAACAGGCAACAGTGTTGAAGAGTGTCTCCAACACTTGCCATTTCAAAATTAG